From Caldanaerobius fijiensis DSM 17918, one genomic window encodes:
- the cysK gene encoding cysteine synthase A, which produces MITITYNGEKQNYERELTVSEFLKINNIDEQVVSVELNDVVLRREEYSTAVIKDGDELNLMYFMGGGSFEEKIYDNIVELIGRTPIVRLNKVVSEDEAEVLVKLESFNPGGSVKDRIAFNMIRRAEESGKLKPGMTIVEPTSGNTGIGLAMICAVKGYRLILVMPDTMSIERRNLLASYGAELILTPGIEGMKGALKKVEELLESHNDYIMLNQFENPANPEIHELTTGQEILKATKGELDAFVAGVGTGGTISGVGRVLKRSNSNIKVYAVEPETSAVLSGEKPGPHRIQGIGAGFIPQTLDRNVVDEVIKVNDQKAFEMSLRLAREEGILCGISSGANVLAAIQVAQQLGKGKRVVTVLPDTGERYLSMHRYFAIN; this is translated from the coding sequence ATGATTACTATAACTTATAACGGGGAAAAGCAGAACTATGAAAGGGAATTAACAGTTTCAGAGTTTTTGAAAATTAACAATATAGATGAGCAGGTTGTCAGTGTGGAATTAAACGACGTGGTATTGAGAAGAGAGGAATACAGTACTGCTGTTATAAAAGACGGTGATGAGTTAAATTTGATGTATTTTATGGGCGGTGGATCCTTTGAAGAAAAGATATATGATAATATAGTCGAATTGATAGGTAGAACGCCCATAGTAAGGTTAAATAAAGTGGTATCAGAAGATGAAGCAGAAGTGCTGGTCAAGCTAGAATCCTTTAATCCGGGAGGCAGTGTAAAGGATAGAATTGCCTTTAATATGATAAGGCGGGCTGAAGAATCAGGAAAGTTAAAGCCGGGTATGACCATCGTTGAGCCTACCAGCGGAAATACAGGTATAGGGCTTGCCATGATATGTGCCGTTAAAGGCTATCGCCTTATACTGGTAATGCCTGATACTATGAGTATTGAGAGGAGAAATTTGCTGGCATCCTACGGCGCTGAACTCATATTGACACCGGGTATTGAAGGGATGAAAGGAGCTCTTAAAAAGGTTGAAGAGCTTTTAGAAAGCCATAATGATTATATCATGCTGAACCAATTTGAAAATCCTGCGAATCCAGAAATACATGAGTTGACTACCGGACAGGAAATACTTAAAGCTACAAAAGGGGAATTGGATGCCTTTGTAGCTGGTGTGGGTACTGGTGGCACTATATCAGGTGTGGGCAGGGTTTTAAAGAGAAGCAACAGTAATATAAAGGTATATGCTGTTGAACCTGAAACCTCGGCGGTTTTATCTGGAGAAAAACCTGGACCGCACAGAATACAAGGCATAGGAGCAGGTTTTATTCCTCAAACACTGGACAGAAACGTAGTGGACGAAGTAATTAAGGTGAATGATCAGAAAGCTTTTGAGATGTCTTTGAGATTGGCAAGAGAAGAAGGTATACTATGTGGTATATCCTCAGGTGCCAACGTTCTTGCTGCCATTCAAGTAGCGCAACAATTGGGTAAAGGTAAAAGGGTTGTAACTGTTTTACCCGATACAGGAGAAAGATATCTGAGTATGCACAGGTATTTCGCAATTAATTAG
- a CDS encoding M67 family metallopeptidase, whose translation MIRIKKRQLSQMLDQLQSEAPYEGCGILSGIDDVVMNVYPMTNGAHREDFFLMVPEEQFKVIKDIRKKGQKMLAVYHSHPTSRAYPSDKDIEMAHYEDIYYIIVSLKDGVDVRAYKIKGKQVKEEDIIVEEE comes from the coding sequence ATGATCAGGATTAAGAAGAGACAACTAAGCCAGATGCTGGATCAATTGCAAAGTGAAGCACCCTATGAAGGATGTGGAATCTTGTCGGGGATTGATGATGTGGTAATGAATGTATATCCCATGACAAATGGAGCCCATAGAGAGGATTTCTTTTTGATGGTTCCCGAAGAGCAGTTTAAGGTTATAAAAGATATACGAAAAAAAGGCCAGAAAATGCTGGCAGTGTATCACTCACATCCTACTAGCCGTGCATATCCTTCTGATAAAGACATAGAGATGGCCCACTACGAGGATATATACTATATAATAGTATCATTAAAAGATGGTGTTGATGTGAGAGCATATAAAATAAAGGGCAAACAGGTGAAGGAAGAAGATATTATAGTGGAGGAGGAATGA
- a CDS encoding HesA/MoeB/ThiF family protein has product MLTEEQILRYSRNIILKDIGGTGQEKLLNSKVLIVGAGGLGSPSAYYLAAAGVGTIGLVDYDMVDLSNLQRQILHRTQDVGIPKVKSAREKLEALNPDVNIITYEERLSVDNVLDLIKDYDLVIDGVDNFPARYLLNDACVFSRKPLIEAGILRFEGMIMTIIPGEGPCYRCVFPEPPAEGAVPTCSQAGVLGAVAGVMGTLQAVEAIKVLLNIGRPLKGRILTFNALEGTFREIKWSRKKDCPVCGENPTIKELIEYELQCDLRGKKNDQD; this is encoded by the coding sequence ATGTTGACGGAAGAGCAGATTTTAAGGTATTCCAGGAACATAATATTGAAGGATATAGGTGGCACAGGTCAGGAGAAACTGCTAAATTCAAAGGTTCTTATTGTAGGAGCAGGCGGTCTGGGATCGCCTTCGGCATATTATTTGGCGGCAGCAGGTGTAGGAACTATAGGGTTAGTAGACTATGATATGGTGGATTTATCCAACCTCCAGAGACAAATACTCCACAGAACGCAAGATGTAGGAATACCTAAGGTAAAATCAGCAAGGGAAAAGCTTGAGGCATTAAATCCTGACGTAAATATAATTACGTATGAGGAAAGGTTATCGGTTGATAATGTACTGGATCTAATAAAAGATTACGATCTTGTAATTGACGGAGTTGACAATTTTCCTGCAAGGTACCTTTTAAATGATGCCTGCGTTTTTTCCAGAAAACCTCTTATAGAAGCTGGAATATTAAGGTTTGAAGGTATGATTATGACAATTATACCGGGGGAAGGACCGTGTTACAGGTGTGTATTTCCAGAACCTCCGGCAGAGGGTGCTGTACCTACGTGTTCTCAGGCCGGTGTATTAGGAGCTGTAGCAGGAGTGATGGGAACACTTCAGGCCGTAGAAGCAATAAAAGTGCTACTTAATATCGGAAGGCCGTTGAAAGGAAGAATACTCACGTTTAACGCTCTTGAAGGTACATTCAGAGAAATTAAATGGTCTAGAAAAAAAGATTGTCCTGTTTGCGGTGAGAACCCAACGATTAAAGAATTGATAGAATATGAGTTGCAGTGCGACCTGAGGGGGAAGAAAAATGATCAGGATTAA
- a CDS encoding sulfurtransferase TusA family protein, whose amino-acid sequence MEVRIDEKLNLEGVVCPINFVKVKLKLEQMKSGDVLEVILDDGEPIKNVPRSVKDEGHKILNVERIGDKFKLLIQKA is encoded by the coding sequence ATGGAAGTGAGGATTGACGAAAAGCTAAATTTAGAAGGTGTGGTATGTCCTATTAATTTTGTCAAAGTAAAATTAAAGCTGGAACAGATGAAGAGTGGCGATGTTCTTGAAGTCATTTTGGATGATGGAGAACCTATAAAAAATGTACCCAGGAGCGTAAAAGATGAAGGGCATAAGATATTAAATGTAGAGAGAATCGGTGATAAATTTAAGCTCCTGATACAGAAAGCTTGA